Sequence from the Streptomyces mobaraensis NBRC 13819 = DSM 40847 genome:
TCCGCAGCCCCTCCCGGAGCCGCTCCGCCGCCTCCTCGCCGCGCCCGACGCGCAGCAGTGCCTTGCCCAGGTCGACCAGGCCGCAGGCGCGCTCGTAGCGGCACGGAGACTCCTCCAGGTGCCGGACCGCCTGCTCCAGACGGGGGACGGCCTCCTCGGGCGCGTCCGGTCCGGCGAGGGACGCGACCCGGCGCAGCGCCTCGCCGATCGCCGTCTCGGTGCCGAACCGGTTCGCGTACTTCAGGGAGCGGTCGGCCAGCTCGCGGGCCCGCTCGGGCTCCTCCGCGGCCACGGCCGTGGCCAGGTCGAGGGACCAGGGCGCCCAGAGGACGTTGTGCCTGCCGCGTTCGTCCAGCCGCCGGCCCGCCGCCTCCAGCTCGGTGACGGCTTCCTTGGTGCGGCCGAGGGCGAGCAGCAGCCTGCCGAGCACGCAGGCGGCGTCGGGCATGACCATGGCGGGCGGGTAGGGCGGCCCGAAGGAGTACTTCTCGGCGACGGCCTGGGCGCCGGCGATGTCGCCCTTGGCGAGCAGGGTGTCGATCAGCAGGCAGCTGCCGTCCCACTGGATGGGGACGCCGGGTCCCAGCCGGTCGGCGAGCCGCAGCCCCTCGCGGAGGAGGCTCTCGGCCTTCCGCAGATCACCGCGACGGCGGTGGACGAGGCCCAGGAACTCGTGGGCGAAGGCGAGGTGCCCACCGCGCCAGCCGGAGATCTCGAACTCCCGGATCGCCTCCTCGAACAGCTCCTCGGCCTTGTCCAGCCGGTCGCAGAAGGCGTAGGTGATGCCGATGATGCTGGGGAGTTCGAAGCCCCACTCGGTGTTGGTCCAGCCCATGCCGTCGGCGAGCCGGCCGTCGACCAGGGCGCGGTCGGCGAGCTCGACGACCTGGAGGACGTCCTCGCCCTGGATCATGGCGTCGAAGGCCCGCAGGGCGAGCAGGGCCCGTTCCGCGTTGTCCCGGCCGCTGAGCCGGGCGGCCAGGTCGGCGATCTCCTGGGACCGGGCGTGCGCGCCCTCTTCCTCCAGCTGGATGCCCTTCCAGAGGAAGTGGGCGGCCTGGAGGCGCATCCGGCCGGGGCCGTCGGGCGTCCGGCCGGCGTGCTCGGCGACGACTTCGGCGGCCTCGGAGAGCTGGCTGTTGTGGGCGTACGCCTGGGAGAGCCGGTAGGTGGCGTCCACGCGCAGGTTCTTGGGGAGCCCGGACAGGGCCAGGGCCGAGCGCAGGTGGTTGATGGTGGTGGGCGGCGAGGTCAGCAGGGCGGAGCAGCCCAGTTCGAAGAGGACCTCGGCGCGGTCCTCCTCCGGGGGCGGCTCGGCCAGCGCCCGCTCCAGACAGCGCTGGGCCGCCTCGGGGGCGCCGACGGCCAGGTGTTCGCGGGCGGCCTCGCGCAGCTGCCGGACGAGGTCGGGGTCGCCGTCGGGGTGGACCTCCAGCAGGTGCCGGGAGGCGGCGGCCGGGCCGTGGCCGGCGTTGGTGACCGCCCAGGCGGCGAGGCCGTGCATCGCGGTGCGGGCGGCGGGCGGGATGGCCCGGTAGACGGCGGTGGCGATCAGCGGGTGGACGAACTCCAGCTCGGTCGCGCCGGTGAGGATGCGGGCCTCGCGCAGCCGGTCGGCGCAGACGGCGCCCTCGGCCGGGCTCATGCCCGCCAGCATGGCCGCCACGCGGACCTGGATCTCGGTGCCGAGCACCGACGCGCCCCAGGCGAACCGGGTGGTCGCGTTGCCCAGCCGCTCCAGCCGGGCGACCAGGCCGCTGCCCCGGGCGGCGGCGCCGAGTTCGCGCAGCAGGGCGGCGGACTCCTCCATGGGACGCAGGCTGCGGTCCCGGGCCTTGGCGACGAGCTCGACGGCCTCGTAGGGGTTGCCGCCGGTGACGGCCCAGACCTCGCGGCAGAACGGGTCGTCGGCCTCCCGGCCCATGGCGGTGCGCACCAGCTCGGCCACCGCGCCGGGGGTGAGCGGGTGCAGGGTGACCGGGCGGTTGCCGCGGCCGTTCACCAGGTCCGCGAAGGCCGGTGAGTGCTTGGGGAGTTCGTCCGGCCGGTAGGCGACGGCGAGCAGGACCGGCAGTTCCGTCAGCCGGACGGTGAAGGACGTCAGCCACGCGAGCGACGCCGCGTCGGCCCAGTGCGCGTCGTCGACGATGAGGACGAGCCGCTCCTTCGTACAGGCCAACCGCGTGACGAGCCAGTCGAGTCCGTCGCGCACGCCCTGCGGGCCGACCGGTGGCGCGATGCCGAGCGCGGGGCCCGCGATGTCGTACCAGGCGCCCAGGATGTCCCGGCGCTGCCGCTCCTCCATCGGCGCCAGGGCGGGCTGGAGCAACTGCCGTACGACGTGGAAGGGGACGGACTGCGCCTGCTCGCCGCCGCGGGCGGCGAGCACCGTGCAGCCGCCCCGCTCGGCGGCCAGCCTGCGCATCTCCCCGAGCAGGGCGGTCTTGCCCACGCCCGCGTCGCCGTTGAAGAGGAGGAGTCCGCCGGACGGCCGGCCGCTCCCGTCCGCGCCGCCGCACAGGGCCTCCACGGCCCGTTCCGCGACGGCCACCTCCTGTTCGCGCTCGAACAGGGCGGTGTACGGGCGCCGTTCGTGCTCTTGCCGCGTCATGACGTGTCTCCCGTATGAGTGTGGTGGAGCGAGCCTAGCCGGACGTCCGGACGCCGGTGGGCGGGTTCGCCGGACTGACCCCCCGGGAGGCTCCGGGAGCGCGGCCCGCCGATCGCCCGAACGCATTTCCAGGCAACTCAAAAATGTTTTCGAGAAACCGCCCCCGGGGCCATTGTGATGCCTTTCGAATTCCTCCGTCAGCCCTTTCCGCGAATATGACAACTTCGCGCCGGACGACCGCGCGACAGGCTACGCTCCATTCCCGCAGCGGTCGTGGCGACTACGGCACGCTGCCGCCGACCGCCGCGCCGACGCGACCGGAGAACCCCGGCGAACCCCGGCGAACCCGGGGAGATCCCGGGGTGTCCGGGAACCTCGGCCTCCGCTCACATCCGTTCGCATCGTCCGCATCCCCGTGCCGGGCGCCGGCGGCGACGCCACTCCAGTGGTCCCTTGTCGCCCCCGTCTCAATTCCCCCAAGCCCCGAGGAACTCGATGGTTGGTACTGGATCGTCACCTCAAGTCAGGCGGCCCGCCTCGTCCCTCATATGGCTGGTCCCTCCTGTGGTGCTGGCGGTCTGCACCGCCACCGCAGCCCTGCTGGTCCCCCTGGAAGTCCGCACCCCGACGGCCTGGTGCGGCACCGCAGCCACCGTGGCGGTCGCCCTGACCTCGTCGGAGGCCGCCCGCCGGGGCCGCGTCATCAACTCCCTGCGGCGCCGGTGCGCCGAGCAGGAGGCCGCCCTCCGCCACCAACTGGCCCAACAGGACGCCGCCACCGCACGGTTGGCGAGCGAACTGCTCCCCAAGGCCGTGGAGATGCTCCAGCGCGGGGCGTTCGTCGACGAGGTGGTCCGCGCCGTCGCGCCGTCCCCCTCGGACAACTCCCCGTACGCCGCCGAGCACCGCAAGGTGATCCGGTTCGTGGTCGAGGCGGTCCAGGCCGAGGAGGGCCTGCGCGACTCGGCCCACCGGGCGTTCGTCAACATCGCGCGCCGCGTCCAGGCGATCGTCCACCAACAGGCCACCGACCTCCGGGAGATGGAGGACCGGCACGGCAACACCCCCGAGGTCTTCAGCGACCTGCTGCACCTCGACCACGGCACCGCGCTGATCGGCCGGCTCGCGGACAGCATCGCCGTCCTCGGCGGCTCCCGCCCGGGCCGCCAGTGGAAGAACCCGATCCCGCTGTACAACGTGCTGCGCGGCGCGATGTCCCGGATCATGGACTACCGCCGGGTCGACCTGCACTCGGTCGCCGACGTCGCCATCACCGGACCGGGCGTCGAGCCCGTCATCCACGCCGCCGCCGAACTGCTCGACAACGCCACCCGGTACTCCCCGCCCGAGACGCGGGTGCACCTGACGGCCGTCGAGATCCAGTCCGGCGTCGCCATCGAGATCGAGGACGCCGGCGTCGGCCTCACCGACGAGCACCGCCGCCGCACCGACCGCGTGCTGGAGATGGCCGACCGCGGCTTCGACCTCGACGACCTCGGCGAGACCCCGCGGCTGGGCCTGGCCGTCGTCAGCCGGCTGGCCAAGAACTACGGCTTCCGGGTGTCCCTGCGGCCCTCGGCGTACGGCGGGGTGCGCGCCGTCCTGATCGTCCCCGGCGACCTGGTCACCGCCAGCGCCACCCCGGGCGGCGAGATCGCCCGCGCCGCCACGCTGCCGCCCCCCAAGGTCCGCAAGAAGCCCGGCCGTCCGCTCCCCGACCCGCCGCCCGCGATGGAGACCCCCGCAGTGGGCACCCACACCGCCAACGGCCTTCCGCAGCGCCGCCGGCGCGCCCTCGGCATGGCCGCCCGCGCGGCGGCGGTCGCCCCGACCGCGGCCGAGACCGCGCCGCGCACGGAGCCGGAGTCCGAGCCCACCCAGCCGGGCCTGTGGCTGGCCGCGTTCACCAGCGCCCTCAAGGGCGACGCTCCGGCGGGCGACCGGGGCCAGACAAGTGATGACCCGTCAGACGAGAAAGAGTAGCCAAGTGACGCAGCAGCGGTTCAACATGGACTGGATGCTCAAGGATCTGGCATCCAGCGTGCCCCAGATCCGGCACGTGATCGTGCTGTCCTCGGACGGCCTGCGCATGGCTCAGCACGGCACGGACACCGACGCCGCGGACCGGCTGGCCGCCGCGTGCGCGGGACTGCAGAGCCTGTCCACGGCGGTGGCCGCCGAATTCCCGCACGGCGACGGGCAGATGCGGCTGGTGGTGATCGAGGTGGACGGCGGCTTCTTCTACCTCATGGCCGCCGGGGCCGGCGCGTTCCTGGCGGTGCTCGCCGACGACGACGTCGACGCCGGGCTGATGGGGCACCGGATGCGCGACCTGGTGGCCCGGATCGGCGAGCACCTCACCAGTCCCCCGCGGGTCACCGGGCCGGTGGCATGAGCAAACCCGAAAGGGCATGGGATCCCGGCAATCCGGACCGGCTGTACATCGTCACCAAGGGCTGCGACGACGCGAAGCAGGACACCACCAAGCTCGACCTGGTGACCCTGATCGTCGCCCGCACGGAGACCGACCCCGGTCTCCAGCCCGAGCACGGGACGATCGTGCACATGTGCGACTACCCGCTGTCCGTCGCCGAGATATCCGCTTACCTCACGCTGCCCGTCAGCACGGTGACCGTCCTCCTCACCGACCTCCTCACCCGGGGTCACGTGGAAGCGAGACCCCCGGTCCCCGTCGCTGCCCTTCCTGACGTTGGCCTCCTGGAGGCGGTGATGCATGGACTACAAAACCTCTGACCCCTACACCGGTCCCAGGAGGGAGGACATCCTCCCGGCCACCGCCGCGGCGGCGGTGAAGGTCGTGATCGTGGGCGGCTTCGGAGTCGGCAAGACCACCCTCGTCGGCTCGGTGAGCGAGATCAGACCGCTCACCACCGAGGAGACGATGACCCAGGCCGGCGTCGGCGTGGACGACATCGCGGGGATCGAGCAGAAGATCGAGACCACCGTGGCCATGGACTTCGGCCGCATCAGCATCAACGAGCAACTGGTGCTCTACCTGTTCGGGACCCCCGGGCAGGAGCGGTTCTGGTTCCTCTGGGACGGCCTCTTCGAGGGCGCCCTGGGCGCGGTGGTGCTGCTCGACACCCGTCGGCTGGAGGTCAGTTACGAGGTGGTCGGCATCCTGGAGGAGCGCGGCGTGCCCTTCGTGGTCGCCGTCAACGCCTTCCCCGGCGCCCCCGTGCACCCGGTGTCCGAGCTGCGGGCGGCGATGGACCTCCCCGAGTCCGTGCCGATCTTCACCTGCGACGCCAGGGACCGCGCCTCCTGCCGCGACGCCCTGATGACCCTGATGCGGTACCTGTACAGCCTCGCTCACACCACCCCGGAGCCACAGTGACCCCTCCCGACGAGCACTCCCGCGCCGACACCGCGCAGGCGGCCCCCCCGCCGCAGTGCCCGGCCCACGCCTACGGGGACGGCGGCGTGGCCCGGCTGTACGGGCCGGCCGCCGAGGACGACCCGATGGGCCTGTACGAGCAGCTCCGCGAGCGGCACGGGGCGGTGGCGCCCGTCCTGCTCAGCGGGGACGTCCCGGCCTGGCTGGTGCTGGGCTACCGGGAGAACCTCGACGTGACCCGGACCCCGTCCCGGTTCTCCCGCGACTCGCGGATCTGGCGGGCCATGCGCGAGGGGCGGATCGGCCCGGAACACCCGCTGGCGCCCATCGCCACCTGGCAGCCCATCTGCTCGATGGCCGACGGGCAGGCGCACGAGCGGTGGCGCGGCGCCATCAACGACTCCATCGGCCGCTTCGACCGGCGGGGCGTGCGGCGGCACATCACCCGGTTCGCCAACGAGCTCATCGACGAGTTCTGCGCGACGGGCACCGCCGACCTGGTGCACGCGTTCGCCGAGCCGCTGCCCATGATGGTGATGACCCAACTCCTCGGCATGCACGAGGAGTACAGTCCGGAGCTGGTGCAGGCCGCCCGGGACATGATCAAGGGCACCGAGACCGCCGTCCGCAGCAACGCGTTCGTCCAGGCGGCGCTGCACCGGACGGTGGAGCGCAAGCACCGCGAGCCGGGGGCGGACTTCACCAGCTGGCTGCTGGAGCACGAGTCCAAGCTGTCGGACGAGGAGGTGCAGCAGCACCTGCGGCTGGTGCTGATCGCCGCCTTCGAGACCACGGCGAACCTGATCGCGAACACCCTGCGGATGGTGCTCACCGACCCCCGGTGCCGGGCCAACCTGGCCGGCGGGCATATGACGCTGCCGGACGCGGTCGAGCAGACGCTGTGGGACGAGCCGCCGTTCATCACCATCCTCGGGCGCTGGGCGACCCAGGACACCGAGCTGGCCGGGCACCGGATCCGGGCCGGGGACGCCCTGGTGCTGGGGCTGGCCGCGGCCAACGTGGACACGGCGATCCGGCCGGACCCGACCACGCCGGTGCACGGCAACCGCTCCCACCTGGCGTTCAGCGGCGGTGCCCACGAGTGCCCGGGCCAGGACATCGGCCGGGCCATCGCGGACACCGGCATCGACGCGCTGATCACCCGGCTGCCGGACGTCCGGCTGGCGGTGGCCGAGACGGAACTGCGCTGGTCGTCGTCGCTGATGTCCCGTCACCTCGTGGCGCTGCCCACGCAGTTCACCGCGGCGGCGCCGCTGCCGCCCGACCCTCCCGCCCCGGAGGACGTGCCCCCGGTCCGGGAGGAGGACGGCGGCGCCGGTGGTCAGACCTCGGCCGGCGACCGTGCGACGCGCGTCCCGGCGCCGCCCGCCGACGAGCCGTCACCCGCGGGCCGTTCGCGCGGCACGTGGTGGAGGTCGTTCGTCCGGTGGTTCCGGGGTGAGTGAGACAGGGCGTCGAGCTGGTCCCACCACCAGGCGGCGGAGGGGATGGGCAGCGGGCCGGTCGCCGGGTCGCTGGGCGTGTCCCGCCAGGTGATGCCGTAGGTGGCCCCCGGCACCGGAAGGTCGTACCGGTTCCGGGGGCTGGCGTAGCGGGGGGCCGCGTTCATCCACCGGATGCAGCCGGCGATGTAGTGGCCCAGCGCTTCGAGGTAGCGGGTGAGGTCCGGGCCCGCGTCACGGGCGATCCGGTCGCGCAGCGCGAGGAACAGGGTCATGGCCCGGTCCCTTATGGCGAGGGCTTCCCGGAGCGCCCGGTCGGCGGAGGTGCCGTTGTGGTGGACGAGGACGTTGACGATGTTCTGGTCGGTGGTCTCGTGGTCGTCCTCCTTGGCGTAGGAGAACAGGTCGTTGTCGCAGCTGACGATGAACCCGGCCGCCTCGGTGAGCGCCTGGACGGGGGCGGAGGCCAGCTCGGGGGCCGGTACCTCGAAGCCGTTGGCGATCTCGCTCCAGGCGAGGGAGAAGCGGGTGCCGTTGATCGACGGGCGCAGCGCCACGTAGTCGGAGAGCGTGGGCATCACTCCGCGTTCGATGTTGCTGACCTGCCAGGAGGCGCCGAACAGCCAGTCGCGCATGCCTTCGGCGACCCGGCGGAGCTGGACCGGGGTGGCCACGGCCCGGGTCCGGGCGGCGAGGTCCTCCAGGGCCCGGTCGAACGGGGAGTCGCCGAGCATGGCGGAGCCGGGCGCCTCCAGACAGCGGGAGATCCGGGCGTTGAGGTCGACGATGTGCGCGGTGTTGACGTCGGCGGCGCCGGTGTCGTGCCAGATGTCGTCGAGGGCGAACGCCCAGTGGTTCCACTCGATGAAGAGGAGCAGGGGTTCGTCGCGGCCGTGCGGGATCATCCGGCAGCTGAAGTCGGTGCTGTGGGTGGCGATGCTCCAGGCCCGGTCGGTGGCGTCGCGGAAGATGCCGGTGGCGTCCAGCCAGGCGACGGCGCGCCGTTCGAGTTCGTCGCGCCGGGGGTGGACGGCGTCCGGGATCGGGCAGTAGAAGGGGGGCAGCCGCCAGCCGATGGCGCTGGCGCGCGGCGGGAGTCCGTAGGGGACGACCATGCTCAGTTGCCCTCCATCCGGAAGAGCAGCAGGCGGGTTTCGACGGCGTGATCGCGCCAGGCGCGGAAGAGCTTGCCGTGAGTGAGGGCGGATTCGTGCAGCCGCTCCACGGTGATGGGGGACGGTTCGTCCACGGTCCGCTGCACCCGGTCGAGTTCGGCGGTGGTCCAGGCCATGGACTGGACCCAGAACTCGGCGACGCGGTCGGTGATGTCCTCGTCCTGCTCGAGTTCGAAGCCGGCCGCGCGGGCGGCGGAGATGTACTCGGCGAGGGTGCCGAGGCGGGTCTTGTAGTAGCCGTCGATGAAGGTGGTCCACTCGGGCCGGCAGAGGAAGTGCTCCTGGATGCCGAACCAGCCGCCGGGTCGGAGGGACTTGGCGACGACCCGGAAGAGGCGTTCGCGGTCCATGTAGCCGGAGCTCTCGATGGCGACGGCCGCGTCGTAGCCGGCTTCCTCGCAGAGGTCGTGGATGTCGCCGAGGACGGGCGTGACCAGGTCCTCGACGCCGGCCTCCCGGACCAGGTCGGCCATCACCGGGACGTGCTTGGCGGTGACGGTGAGGGCGGTGACGGAACTGCCGTACTCCTGCGCCCAGTAGATGGAGCCGCCGCCGATGCCGCAGCCGATGTCGAACAGCTGGTGCGGCGGGTTGTCCGGCACGCCCCAGAGGCGGGCGGCGTGGTCGAGCACCATTTCCTGCGAGGCGCGCAGCCGGTTGCGCAGGACGCGCTGGGAGACGGTGGTGTTGGGGTGGACGCCGGGCTCGAACATGCCCACGTGAAAGTGGATCCGGGGGCCGGGGCCGTACTTGTGGAGGATCTCGGCGGTCTTCTTGGAGTAGTACGACGGCACCTGGGCCTCATCACACGCCGCATCCGAAGCTGCGGTCACCTCGGCGACAAGGTTGTCCATGGGATCCCTCCGGGACGTCAACGATCGGTGGACGGATGGAAGGGGGTCAGGACACGGGTGGTTCCCGTGCCCGGCGGCGACTGGATTGCCGTTCGATCACATGCGCGAGTCACGCCGCCCCCCAGCAACAAGCGACCAGCATTCCTGTCCAGTTTTGCCCGGTACCTGCCCAGGGTGCCGCGGCGATAACCCGTGATACGTACCGGCGTACGCCTTTCTGACGCCGCAGGCCAGGATCGTTTCGTTTCACTTTGGAGCATATAGCGCCGTTTCTCTGCCGGGTTGCGATGAGAAAGGCTGAAACTTGCACGCTGTTGTCGGGGTTTTGGCCTCGCCAAGGACCGATATCCGGACGCCCGGCAGTTGGCCGGATCCCGTTCGTGCGTATGGTGTGCGGACGAACGTAGGGGGCGCTCCCACTTGTGAAGGTGCGCCCTTTCACGGCGTCCCCCTGTTTCCGGGGCGACGCGGTGCGTCGCAGCCGCCCCACGGCCGGTCCCGCCGCGCACCGCGCACACTGGACCCCCGGCCGGAAAACCGGCCCCGACGAGGGAGAACGTGATGAGGGTGAGGTTCCCGGAGCGGACGTCCGGGAGGTTCCCGGCCCGGGCGTCCGGGCCGACCCCCGCCGGGGGGCGGTGGCGCGCGCCCTGCGCGGTCGTCGCGGGCGCCTTCCCTGCCCTCGCCTTTCCGGCGCCCTCCCTGTGGTGGCTGGCCTACGCGGCCCTCGTGCCCTGGCTGCTGCTGGTCCGGTCGGCCGGTTCGCCGCGCCGGGCCGCGCGGGAGGCGTGGCTGGGCGGCGCCGGCTTCCTGCTGGCCGTCCATCACTGGCTGTTGCCCAGTCTCCATGTCTTCATCCTGGTACTGGCGGCGCTGCTGGGGCTGCTGTGGGTGCCCTGGGGGCTGCTGGTGCACCGGCTGCTGGGCGGCCGTCCGGGGCCCGGCCGGGTGGCCGCGGCCCTGGTGCTGGTGCCCGCGGGCTGGCTTCTGGCGGAACTCGTCCGCTCCTGGGAGTACCTGGGCGGCCCCTGGGGGCTGCTGGGCGCGAGCCAGTGGCAGGTCCCGCCGGCGCTGCGGCTGGCGTCCGTCGGCGGCGTCTGGCTCGTGGGGCTGCTGCTGGTGGCCGTCAACACCGCGCTCGCCGCGCTGCTCGCGCTGCCGCGCGCCCGGCTCGCCGGCCTGGCCGGGCTGACCGGCTGCGCCGCGGTCACCGCCGGGGTGTGGTGGTGGGCACCGCAGCCCCGGGCCGCCGGCACCGCCCGGATCGCGGTCGTCCAGCCCGGCGTGATCGACGGTCCGGTCCGGCGCCTGGAGCGGGAGGAGACGCTCACCCGGACGCTGGCCGGCCGCGGCGTCGATCTGGTGGTCTGGGGCGAGAGCAGCGTCGGCACCGACCTCGGCGCCGACCCCGCGCTGCGCGCCCGGCTCGCCGCGCTGTCCCTTACGGTCGGCGCCGACCTGCTCGTCAACGTGGACGCGCGCCGCTCGGACCGGCCCGGCATCTTCAAGAGCTCGGTACTGGTCGGCCCGGACGGCCCCACCGGCGACCGCTACGACAAGATGCGGCTGGTGCCCTTCGGCGAGTACGTGCCCGCCCGCTCGCTGCTGGGCTGGGCCACCTCGGTGGGCAAGGCGGCGACCGAGGACCGCCGGCGCGGGGATCGGCAGGTCGTCATGACGCTGCCGTCCGGACGCGGCGCGGGCCTGCGGATCGGCCCGCTGGTGTGCTTCGAGACGGCGTTCCCCGACATGAGCCGGCACCTGGCCGCCGACGGCGCCCGGGTGCTCGTCGCCCAGTCCTCGACCTCGTCGTTCCAGCACGGCTGGGCACCGGCCCAGCACGCGTCACTGGCCGCGCTGCGGGCCGCCGAGACCTGGCGGCCGATGGTCCACGCCACGCTGACCGGGGTGAGCGCGGTGGCCGACGCGCACGGCCGCCCGGTCGGCCGCCGGCTGGGCACCGACGCGTCGGCGGCCGCCGTGTACGACGTACCGCTGGCGAGCGGCACCAGCCCCTACGTACGCACCGGGGACTGGGCGGTGTACGCGGCGCTGGCCGCGCTGGCGCTGTACGGCGGCGTGGCCGGCGCGCGGGCCCGCGTCAGGCGCTCCGCTTCTCCACGGCGTTGACGATCCGCTCGCACAGCTCGTGGGTGCGCAGGGCGTCCTCGGCGTCCGGGGTCCGGCCCTCGCGGACCGCGTCGAGGAACGCCGTGACGCACTGCTCGACGCCGCGCTGCCGGGCGACCGGCGTCCAGTCGCCGCGTCGGCGGACGGTCCGCGCCCCTTGGTGGTCCACGACCTCGGCGAGGTCACGGACCTCCCGCTTCCGGTCCCGCCCGGACACCTCCAGGACCTCCTCGACGGAGCCGTTCCGGCGGTTCATGACGCCGAGGGCGGTGAACCCGTCGCCCGCGAGCGTGAGGACGAGGTGCTCCAGCAGGCCGTCGACGACCCTGGCCCGCACGTCCACGTCCGTCACCGGACCGGGCGCCAGGAAGCGGAGGGTGTCGACGACGTGGATGAAGTCGTCGTAGACCGTCGACCGGGTGTCCTCGGCCAGGTCCACCCGGTTCTTCCGCAGCTCGATC
This genomic interval carries:
- a CDS encoding Gfo/Idh/MocA family protein produces the protein MKVGCVGLGDIARKAYLPVLSALPGLELHLQTRTPATLARVGDAHRIPEAHRHADLDALLAARPDAVLVHAPTAVHPEIVGRLLEARVPVFVDKPLARELADCERLVGLARDRGVPLTVGFNRRYAPDYAACLDHPRDLIELRKNRVDLAEDTRSTVYDDFIHVVDTLRFLAPGPVTDVDVRARVVDGLLEHLVLTLAGDGFTALGVMNRRNGSVEEVLEVSGRDRKREVRDLAEVVDHQGARTVRRRGDWTPVARQRGVEQCVTAFLDAVREGRTPDAEDALRTHELCERIVNAVEKRSA